In the Mesorhizobium sp. genome, one interval contains:
- the lpdA gene encoding dihydrolipoyl dehydrogenase codes for MAESYDVIIIGAGPGGYVAAIRAAQLGLKTAIVEREHLAGICSNWGCIPTKALLRSAEIMHYAEHSSDYGVKIEGKVTPDLAAIVARSRGIAARMNGGVGILMKKNKIDVIWGEAKITKPGEIVVSKTTKKPMEPQVPPPKNTKGEGTYSAKHIIVATGARPRALPGIEPDGKLIWTYFEAMSPKEMPKSLIVMGSGAIGIEFASFYRSMGVDVTVVELMANVMPVEDAEISRFARKRFEKQGMKFLMESKVTKVEKGANSVTAHVETKDGKVEKLTADRLISAVGVQANIENIGLEAVGVAIERGIVKIDDYCRTSVPGIYAIGDVAGPPMLAHKAEHEGVVCVEKIAGLHPHPLDRLLVPGCTYCNPQVASVGLTEAKAKELGYDIRVGRFPYAGNGKAVALGEDQGLVKTIFDKKTGQLLGAHMVGAEVTELIQGFVVAMNLETTEEELMHTIFPHPTLSEMMKESVLDAYGQALNI; via the coding sequence ATGGCTGAATCCTACGACGTGATCATCATCGGCGCCGGGCCCGGCGGCTACGTCGCGGCGATTCGCGCCGCCCAGCTCGGACTGAAGACGGCAATCGTGGAACGCGAGCATCTCGCCGGCATATGCTCCAACTGGGGCTGTATTCCCACCAAAGCGCTGCTGCGGTCGGCCGAGATCATGCACTATGCGGAGCATTCCTCCGACTACGGCGTGAAGATCGAGGGCAAGGTCACGCCAGACCTGGCGGCGATCGTCGCCCGCTCGCGCGGCATTGCCGCCCGCATGAACGGCGGCGTCGGCATTTTGATGAAGAAGAACAAGATCGACGTGATCTGGGGCGAGGCGAAGATCACAAAGCCGGGCGAGATCGTCGTGTCGAAGACGACGAAGAAGCCGATGGAACCGCAGGTGCCGCCGCCGAAGAACACCAAGGGCGAGGGAACCTACAGCGCCAAGCACATCATCGTCGCGACCGGCGCGCGGCCGCGCGCGCTGCCGGGCATCGAGCCGGACGGCAAGCTGATCTGGACCTATTTCGAGGCAATGAGCCCGAAAGAGATGCCCAAGTCATTGATCGTCATGGGTTCGGGCGCGATCGGTATCGAGTTCGCCAGCTTTTACCGCTCGATGGGCGTAGACGTGACCGTGGTCGAGCTGATGGCCAACGTCATGCCGGTCGAGGACGCTGAAATCTCCAGGTTCGCCAGGAAACGCTTCGAAAAGCAGGGCATGAAGTTCCTGATGGAGTCGAAAGTCACCAAGGTCGAGAAAGGCGCGAACTCGGTTACCGCTCACGTCGAGACGAAGGACGGCAAGGTCGAGAAGCTCACCGCCGACCGGCTGATCTCGGCTGTCGGCGTGCAGGCCAACATCGAGAACATCGGCCTGGAAGCCGTGGGCGTCGCCATCGAACGGGGCATCGTCAAGATCGACGACTACTGCCGCACCAGCGTGCCCGGCATCTACGCCATCGGCGACGTCGCCGGCCCGCCGATGCTGGCGCACAAGGCCGAGCACGAGGGCGTGGTCTGCGTCGAGAAGATCGCCGGGCTGCATCCGCACCCGCTCGACCGGCTGCTGGTACCGGGCTGCACCTACTGCAATCCGCAGGTGGCGTCGGTCGGCCTCACCGAGGCCAAGGCCAAGGAGTTGGGCTACGACATCCGCGTTGGCCGCTTTCCCTACGCGGGCAACGGCAAGGCCGTCGCGCTCGGCGAAGACCAGGGTCTGGTCAAGACGATCTTCGACAAGAAGACCGGCCAACTGCTCGGCGCGCACATGGTCGGCGCCGAGGTCACCGAACTCATCCAGGGCTTCGTCGTCGCCATGAACCTGGAGACGACCGAGGAAGAACTGATGCACACGATCTTCCCGCACCCGACCCTGTCGGAGATGATGAAGGAAAGCGTGCTCGACGCCTACGGCCAGGCGCTGAATATCTGA
- a CDS encoding GlsB/YeaQ/YmgE family stress response membrane protein — protein sequence MEPTYGILGMPGVGFFGMLLIGFLAGYVAERTMNRDHGVLTNILVGIAGSFVGGTLAGLLGIVFYGFLGNLVVAIAGAIVILWIWGRAQGSR from the coding sequence ATGGAACCAACCTACGGAATTCTCGGCATGCCGGGCGTTGGCTTCTTCGGCATGCTGCTGATCGGTTTTCTGGCGGGATACGTCGCCGAACGGACGATGAATCGCGACCACGGCGTTTTGACCAACATCCTCGTCGGCATCGCCGGGTCTTTCGTCGGCGGCACGCTCGCCGGCCTGCTCGGCATCGTCTTCTACGGATTCCTTGGCAATCTCGTAGTCGCCATCGCCGGCGCGATCGTTATTCTGTGGATATGGGGCCGGGCGCAAGGCTCGCGCTGA
- a CDS encoding GlsB/YeaQ/YmgE family stress response membrane protein, whose translation MEDAGVGWIAAIIIGGIAGWLAEMFMKSNMGVLMNIILGIVGAIVANALLGLLGVALGGWVGYLIAGFIGACILIAIGRMFRRSAA comes from the coding sequence ATGGAAGACGCGGGCGTTGGCTGGATCGCAGCCATCATCATCGGTGGTATCGCCGGCTGGCTGGCCGAGATGTTCATGAAGAGCAACATGGGCGTGCTGATGAACATCATCCTCGGCATCGTCGGCGCGATCGTCGCCAATGCGCTATTGGGGCTGCTTGGCGTCGCGCTGGGCGGCTGGGTCGGCTACCTGATCGCCGGCTTCATCGGCGCTTGTATCCTCATTGCGATCGGACGCATGTTCCGCCGCAGCGCGGCGTAA
- the lipA gene encoding lipoyl synthase, which yields MVTVLDTIAKPRPRHPEKAHRPDQEVMRKPDWIRVKAPTSRGYAETREIVRSNKLVTVCEEAGCPNIGECWDKKHATFMIMGEICTRACAFCNVATGRPDALDRSEPDSVGRAVAQMGLTHVVITSVDRDDLDDGGAEHFAETIRAIRTAAPGTTIEILTPDFLRKEGALEVVVAAKPDVFNHNLETVPSNYLTVRPGARYFHSIRLLQRVKELDPSIFTKSGIMVGLGEERSEVLQLMDDLRSADVDFLTIGQYLQPSKKHHPVKAFVTPDEFKSYETVAYSKGFLLVSASPLTRSSHHAGEDFARLRAAREAHLARRA from the coding sequence ATGGTCACCGTCCTCGACACAATCGCGAAGCCGCGCCCGCGGCATCCCGAAAAGGCTCACCGTCCCGACCAGGAGGTGATGCGCAAGCCCGACTGGATCCGCGTCAAGGCGCCGACGTCGCGCGGCTATGCGGAGACGCGCGAGATCGTGCGCTCGAACAAGCTGGTCACGGTGTGCGAAGAGGCCGGCTGCCCCAATATCGGCGAGTGCTGGGACAAGAAGCACGCCACCTTCATGATCATGGGCGAGATCTGCACGCGCGCCTGTGCGTTCTGCAACGTCGCGACCGGCAGGCCCGACGCTCTCGACCGCTCCGAGCCTGACAGCGTCGGCCGCGCCGTCGCGCAGATGGGGCTCACCCACGTCGTCATCACCTCCGTCGACCGCGATGATCTCGACGACGGCGGCGCGGAACATTTCGCCGAGACGATCCGTGCCATTCGCACGGCGGCGCCCGGCACCACGATCGAGATCCTGACGCCCGATTTCCTGCGCAAGGAGGGCGCCCTCGAAGTGGTGGTCGCGGCAAAGCCCGACGTGTTCAACCACAATCTCGAGACCGTGCCGTCGAACTACCTCACCGTTCGGCCCGGCGCGCGCTACTTCCACTCGATCCGTCTCCTGCAGCGCGTCAAGGAACTCGACCCGTCGATCTTCACCAAGTCCGGCATCATGGTCGGGCTCGGCGAGGAGCGGAGCGAGGTGCTGCAGCTGATGGACGACCTGCGCTCGGCCGACGTCGACTTCCTCACCATCGGCCAATACCTCCAGCCGTCGAAGAAGCACCATCCGGTGAAGGCCTTCGTCACGCCGGACGAGTTCAAGTCCTATGAGACGGTCGCCTATTCGAAGGGGTTCCTGCTTGTCTCGGCGAGCCCGCTGACGCGTTCCTCTCACCACGCCGGCGAGGATTTCGCGCGCCTGCGCGCCGCCCGCGAAGCGCACCTCGCGCGCCGGGCCTGA
- a CDS encoding type II toxin-antitoxin system RatA family toxin, whose amino-acid sequence MPKFNTVRRVPYSPEQMFALVADVEKYPQFLPMCEALTVRSRKERDGVTVLVADMSVGYKAIRETFTSQVVLKPDDLLIDVKYLDGPFRYLRNLWTFAPAPGGGCDVGFDIDYEFKSRMLGALMGAVFDRAFRMFASAFEKRADEIYGRPAGAPQAV is encoded by the coding sequence ATGCCGAAGTTCAACACCGTCAGGCGCGTGCCCTATTCGCCGGAGCAGATGTTCGCGCTGGTCGCGGACGTCGAGAAATACCCGCAGTTCCTGCCCATGTGCGAAGCGCTCACCGTCCGCTCGCGCAAGGAGCGTGACGGCGTAACTGTGCTCGTCGCCGACATGAGCGTGGGCTACAAGGCGATCCGCGAGACCTTCACCAGCCAGGTCGTGCTCAAGCCCGACGACCTCCTCATCGACGTCAAATATCTCGACGGGCCGTTCAGATATTTGCGCAACCTGTGGACTTTCGCGCCGGCGCCCGGCGGCGGCTGCGACGTCGGCTTCGATATCGACTACGAATTCAAGAGCCGCATGCTGGGCGCCTTGATGGGCGCCGTGTTCGACCGCGCCTTCAGGATGTTCGCGAGCGCCTTCGAGAAGCGCGCGGACGAGATCTATGGCCGGCCCGCCGGTGCCCCGCAGGCAGTTTAA
- a CDS encoding CinA family protein produces MTDRAALARTFLEACKARGILVATAESCTGGGIIALMTDLPGSSTMVDRGFVTYSNEAKMDMLGVRKETLDRFGAVSEETAREMAEGALARSRAGIALAVTGIAGPDGGSEEKPVGLVWIGVAATGVPTETRRYLFGNPGRDIVRRETGIAALRMGIEALKRGAA; encoded by the coding sequence ATGACCGATCGCGCCGCCCTTGCCCGCACCTTCCTCGAGGCGTGCAAGGCGCGCGGTATTCTCGTCGCAACCGCGGAATCCTGCACCGGCGGCGGCATCATCGCGCTGATGACCGATCTGCCGGGCTCGTCGACCATGGTCGACCGCGGCTTCGTTACCTATTCGAACGAGGCGAAGATGGACATGCTGGGCGTACGCAAGGAGACGCTGGACCGGTTCGGCGCGGTGTCCGAGGAGACTGCCAGGGAGATGGCAGAGGGCGCGCTGGCGCGCTCGCGCGCGGGGATTGCCTTGGCCGTGACCGGTATCGCCGGGCCGGACGGCGGCTCGGAAGAGAAACCGGTCGGACTGGTCTGGATCGGCGTCGCCGCCACCGGCGTTCCGACCGAGACGCGCCGCTATCTCTTCGGCAATCCGGGGCGCGACATCGTCCGGCGCGAGACCGGCATCGCCGCGCTGCGGATGGGAATCGAGGCGCTGAAGCGCGGCGCGGCCTGA
- a CDS encoding bifunctional 2-C-methyl-D-erythritol 4-phosphate cytidylyltransferase/2-C-methyl-D-erythritol 2,4-cyclodiphosphate synthase has protein sequence MAQSSEIAVIIVAAGRGERAGSPQAGPKQYRRIGGEPIIRHTIRRFAGHSSIGRIAVAIHRDDRALFEEALGPLSGRAQFVIGGVNRQESTLLALRALAGDPPGFVLIHDAVRPFVDDALIDRVISAASTGVGALPAIAVADTLKRATESGLVTVDRSMLYAAQTPQGFPFAAILAAHEAAHGAGRADFTDDAAIAEWAGLHAHLVEGSPDNFKLTYPRDIAMADEKLSRGTTAFPDVRTGNGYDVHAFEAGDSVMLCGVRIGHDRRLSGHSDADVGLHALTDALLATCGAGDIGTHFPPSDPQWRGAASRLFVEHAVRIVRARGGRIANADVTLICEAPKIGPHRAAMTAELSAMLGITADRISIKATTNERLGFIGREEGIAAIATASVVYPGSLPE, from the coding sequence ATGGCTCAATCATCCGAGATCGCCGTCATTATCGTGGCTGCCGGCCGCGGCGAACGGGCCGGCAGCCCGCAGGCGGGTCCGAAGCAATATCGCCGCATCGGTGGAGAGCCGATCATCCGCCATACGATCCGGCGCTTTGCCGGTCATTCCTCGATCGGCCGGATCGCCGTCGCCATCCACCGGGACGACCGTGCACTTTTCGAGGAAGCGCTCGGGCCTCTTTCCGGGCGGGCTCAGTTTGTCATCGGGGGGGTGAACCGCCAGGAATCGACCTTGCTCGCGCTGCGGGCGCTGGCCGGCGATCCGCCCGGCTTCGTCCTGATCCATGACGCGGTCCGCCCCTTCGTCGACGACGCCCTGATCGATCGGGTTATTTCGGCCGCCTCAACGGGCGTCGGCGCGCTTCCGGCGATCGCAGTCGCGGATACGCTGAAGCGGGCGACCGAAAGCGGACTCGTGACGGTCGACCGCAGCATGCTGTACGCCGCGCAGACGCCGCAGGGCTTTCCATTCGCCGCCATCCTTGCGGCGCATGAAGCCGCCCATGGCGCCGGCCGCGCCGATTTCACCGACGACGCGGCCATTGCCGAGTGGGCGGGACTGCATGCGCACCTGGTCGAAGGGTCGCCGGATAATTTCAAGCTCACCTATCCGCGGGATATCGCCATGGCCGACGAGAAACTCAGTCGAGGCACGACCGCCTTCCCCGACGTGCGGACCGGCAACGGCTACGACGTGCACGCCTTCGAGGCCGGTGATTCGGTGATGCTGTGCGGCGTCCGAATTGGGCACGACCGTAGGCTCTCCGGCCATTCGGACGCGGATGTCGGCCTGCACGCGCTCACCGACGCGCTGCTGGCGACCTGCGGCGCCGGCGACATCGGCACGCACTTTCCGCCGTCGGATCCGCAATGGAGAGGAGCCGCGTCGCGGCTCTTCGTCGAACACGCGGTTCGGATCGTGCGCGCGCGCGGCGGGCGCATCGCCAATGCCGACGTGACATTGATCTGCGAGGCGCCGAAGATCGGACCGCATCGCGCTGCAATGACGGCGGAACTGTCTGCGATGCTCGGCATTACCGCCGACAGGATCTCGATCAAGGCGACGACCAACGAGCGGCTGGGGTTCATCGGCCGCGAGGAAGGTATCGCTGCGATCGCGACCGCCAGCGTCGTCTATCCCGGGAGCCTGCCAGAATGA
- the dusB gene encoding tRNA dihydrouridine synthase DusB, which produces MQLSNPLAEPMDIGGVRLRNRVFLAPMSGITDRAFRERAYAHGAGLVVSEMVASGELAKRNDESNRRIQRTGDGPHMVQLAGRDAHWLAEGARIAEGEGADIIDINMGCPAKKVTGGYCGSALMREPDHALALIEAVVSAVGVPVTVKMRLGWDDASINAPQIARRAEEAGVRMVTVHGRTRCQFYTGRADWAAIAAVKQAVSIPVVANGDVCSAHDAAANLERSGADAVMIGRGHYGAPWLAGEIAGAGASTAPGSPEALCDYVIAHYEEMLSLYGTATGLRHARKHLGWYLDRHAPQTLDALRSAIMTGTDPTAVKRSLRLALTETSFDEAEIAA; this is translated from the coding sequence ATGCAGCTTTCCAATCCCCTCGCCGAGCCGATGGATATCGGTGGTGTGAGGCTTCGCAACAGGGTGTTCCTCGCGCCAATGTCGGGCATTACCGACAGAGCGTTCCGCGAGCGGGCCTATGCGCACGGTGCGGGACTCGTCGTGTCCGAAATGGTCGCCAGCGGCGAACTCGCCAAGCGAAATGACGAATCGAATCGCCGCATCCAGCGCACCGGCGACGGTCCGCATATGGTGCAGCTTGCTGGACGCGACGCGCACTGGCTCGCCGAAGGGGCGCGGATCGCCGAAGGCGAGGGCGCTGACATCATCGACATAAACATGGGCTGCCCGGCCAAGAAAGTGACCGGCGGCTATTGCGGCTCGGCGCTGATGCGCGAGCCTGACCATGCGTTGGCCCTGATCGAGGCGGTCGTATCGGCGGTCGGCGTGCCGGTGACGGTCAAGATGAGGCTCGGCTGGGACGATGCGTCCATCAACGCCCCGCAAATTGCCCGCCGCGCCGAAGAGGCGGGCGTGCGCATGGTGACTGTGCATGGCCGCACGCGCTGCCAGTTTTACACCGGACGGGCGGACTGGGCCGCCATCGCCGCGGTCAAGCAGGCGGTGTCTATCCCTGTGGTCGCAAATGGAGACGTCTGCTCAGCACATGACGCCGCCGCGAACCTCGAAAGGTCCGGTGCCGACGCGGTCATGATCGGGCGCGGCCACTACGGTGCGCCGTGGCTGGCCGGAGAGATCGCCGGCGCGGGAGCGTCTACCGCGCCCGGATCGCCTGAAGCGCTGTGTGACTACGTGATTGCGCACTACGAGGAGATGCTGTCGCTCTACGGCACCGCGACCGGGCTGCGCCACGCGCGAAAGCATCTTGGCTGGTATCTCGACCGCCACGCGCCGCAGACGCTCGACGCACTGCGCTCGGCGATCATGACCGGCACGGACCCTACGGCGGTGAAGCGCAGCCTTCGCCTTGCGCTGACGGAGACGTCGTTCGACGAGGCGGAGATCGCCGCATGA
- a CDS encoding nitrogen regulation protein NR(II) — protein sequence MTVMTTSRRAVTDPAQIVLNTIRHPVIMVGPDNKITFANADAEDFFKASAVILSRNTLDHFVPFGSPLLTLVDQVRERKAAVNEYRVDISSPRIGPDKIVDIYVAPVVEIPGSVVVMFQERSMAEKIDRQMTHRGAARSVTGLAAMLAHEIKNPLSGIRGAAQLLETVVPDEDRTLTRLITEETDRIVSLVDRMEIFSDERPIERSPVNIHAVLDRVKAIARNGFASRIRIVEEYDPSLPPVFANRDQLVQVFLNLVKNAAEAIGSDPKGEIKLSTAFRPGMRLSVPGTSDRVSLPLEFCVTDNGPGVSEDILPILFDPFITTKQNGSGLGLALVAKIVGEHGGIIECESSRAGTTFRILMPAWKESNYPAGHDPDGGLDG from the coding sequence ATGACCGTGATGACCACATCTCGAAGAGCGGTGACCGATCCGGCGCAGATCGTGCTGAACACGATCCGTCACCCGGTCATCATGGTCGGCCCCGACAACAAGATCACATTCGCCAATGCGGATGCCGAGGATTTCTTTAAAGCGAGCGCGGTGATCCTGTCGCGCAATACGCTCGATCATTTCGTTCCGTTTGGAAGTCCGCTGTTGACGCTGGTCGACCAGGTTAGGGAGCGCAAGGCGGCCGTCAACGAATACCGCGTCGACATTTCCTCGCCTCGTATCGGCCCGGACAAGATCGTCGACATCTATGTCGCGCCGGTCGTGGAGATACCCGGGTCCGTGGTCGTCATGTTCCAGGAACGCTCGATGGCCGAGAAGATCGACCGCCAGATGACGCATCGAGGCGCTGCGCGTTCGGTGACCGGCCTGGCAGCCATGCTCGCGCACGAGATCAAGAATCCGCTGTCGGGCATTCGAGGTGCGGCTCAGCTTCTCGAAACCGTCGTACCCGACGAGGATCGCACTCTGACCCGGCTTATCACCGAGGAGACCGACCGGATCGTCTCGCTCGTCGACCGGATGGAGATCTTTTCCGACGAGCGCCCGATCGAACGCTCTCCAGTCAACATCCATGCGGTGCTGGATCGAGTGAAGGCGATCGCCAGGAACGGCTTTGCCAGCCGCATCCGCATTGTCGAGGAATACGATCCCAGCCTTCCGCCGGTCTTTGCCAACCGCGACCAGTTGGTCCAGGTTTTCCTAAATCTGGTGAAGAACGCGGCAGAGGCGATCGGGTCCGATCCGAAGGGCGAGATCAAGCTGTCGACGGCGTTCCGCCCCGGCATGCGGCTCTCGGTGCCGGGCACCTCCGACCGGGTTTCGCTGCCGCTCGAATTCTGCGTCACGGACAACGGGCCCGGCGTGTCGGAAGACATCCTGCCGATTCTGTTCGACCCCTTCATCACCACCAAGCAGAACGGCTCGGGCCTCGGTTTGGCGCTCGTCGCCAAGATCGTCGGCGAGCACGGCGGCATCATCGAATGCGAATCGTCCCGGGCCGGGACGACCTTTCGCATCCTGATGCCCGCCTGGAAGGAAAGTAATTATCCCGCGGGCCATGACCCGGACGGAGGTCTCGACGGATGA
- the ntrC gene encoding nitrogen regulation protein NR(I), with protein sequence MTTRGSILIADDDAAIRTVLNQALSRVGHDVRVTSNAATLWRWVQAGEGDLVITDVVMPDENAFDMLPRIKKARPDLPVIVMSAQNTFMTAIRASEKGAYEYLPKPFDLTELLNIVNRALSEPKKAVSADRAEEPPESMPLVGRSAAMQDIYRMLARMMQTDLTVMISGESGTGKELVARALHDFGRRRNGPFVAINMAAIPRDLIESELFGHEKGAFTGAQNRSTGRFEQAEGGTLFLDEIGDMPMEAQTRLLRVLQQGEYTTVGGRTPIKTDVRIVAATNKDLRTLINQGLFREDLFYRLNVVPLRLPALKERAEDIPDLVRHFFKQAESEGLSAKRISSAGIELMKRYPWPGNVRELENLIRRLAALYPQDEISAEIIEHELRTGELPQPVGSSSSLPDDISVGQAVEHYLQHYFTGFGEDLPPPGLYQRMLAEVEYPLVLAAMTATRGNQIRAAELLGLNRNTLRKKIRELGVNVYRTSRQA encoded by the coding sequence ATGACGACACGCGGCAGTATCCTCATTGCCGATGACGATGCGGCGATCCGCACCGTGCTAAACCAGGCGCTTTCGCGAGTCGGCCACGACGTGCGCGTCACCTCCAACGCGGCGACGCTCTGGCGCTGGGTCCAGGCGGGCGAGGGCGACCTCGTCATCACCGACGTCGTCATGCCGGACGAGAACGCATTCGACATGCTGCCGCGCATCAAGAAGGCGCGGCCGGACCTGCCCGTGATCGTCATGAGCGCGCAGAACACGTTCATGACCGCGATCCGCGCCTCGGAAAAGGGCGCCTACGAATACCTGCCGAAACCGTTCGACCTCACCGAACTGCTCAACATCGTCAATCGGGCGCTGTCCGAGCCGAAGAAGGCGGTCAGCGCGGACCGCGCGGAAGAACCGCCGGAATCGATGCCCCTGGTCGGCCGCTCGGCCGCCATGCAGGACATCTACCGCATGCTGGCGCGCATGATGCAGACCGACCTGACGGTGATGATCTCGGGCGAGTCTGGCACCGGAAAGGAGCTGGTGGCGCGGGCGCTCCACGACTTCGGCCGCCGCCGCAACGGCCCCTTCGTCGCGATCAACATGGCGGCGATCCCGCGCGACCTGATCGAATCCGAACTGTTCGGCCACGAGAAGGGGGCCTTCACCGGGGCGCAGAACCGCTCGACCGGCCGCTTCGAGCAGGCCGAGGGTGGAACGCTGTTTCTCGACGAGATCGGCGACATGCCGATGGAGGCGCAGACAAGGCTGCTGCGCGTGCTGCAGCAGGGTGAATACACGACCGTGGGCGGCCGCACGCCGATCAAGACCGATGTGCGCATTGTCGCCGCGACCAACAAGGACCTGCGCACCCTGATCAATCAGGGCCTGTTCCGCGAGGATCTGTTCTATCGCCTCAATGTCGTGCCGCTGCGCCTGCCAGCACTCAAGGAGCGCGCCGAGGACATCCCGGACCTAGTCCGACATTTCTTCAAGCAGGCCGAGAGCGAGGGTCTGTCGGCAAAGCGCATTTCGAGCGCCGGCATCGAACTGATGAAACGCTATCCGTGGCCCGGCAACGTGCGCGAACTCGAAAACCTCATCCGCCGGCTCGCCGCGCTCTATCCCCAGGACGAGATCTCCGCCGAGATCATCGAGCACGAACTACGGACGGGGGAACTGCCGCAGCCGGTGGGCAGCTCGTCGAGCCTGCCGGACGACATTTCCGTCGGACAGGCGGTAGAGCACTACCTGCAGCATTACTTCACGGGTTTTGGTGAAGACCTGCCGCCGCCCGGCCTCTATCAGCGGATGCTCGCCGAAGTGGAGTATCCGCTTGTGCTCGCGGCGATGACCGCGACGCGCGGCAACCAGATCAGGGCGGCTGAACTTCTCGGCCTTAACCGCAATACGCTGCGCAAGAAGATCCGCGAGCTTGGCGTGAACGTCTACCGCACCTCCCGCCAGGCCTGA